The sequence ACTCAATTCTTACAACAAACGATTCCGGATGATTTAAGCGGATTACAAGTTTGTCTAGATGGAGCAAATGGCTCAACAAGCCCATTGCTTAACCGTTTATTTGCAGATTTAGAAACAGAGTTTGATGTGATGGGAGCTTCGCCGAACGGCTTGAATATCAATGATGGCGTTGGTTCGACACATCCTGAAAAACTAGCTGAATTTGTTATCGAAAAAGGAGCAGATGCAGGTCTTGCTTTTGATGGAGATGCTGACCGTGTTATTGCAGTCGATGAATTAGGCAATATCGTTGATGGCGACAAAATCATGTACATTTGCGGAAAGTATTTAATGGAAAAAGGACGTTTGAAAAAAGATACGATCGTTTCAACGGTTATGAGCAATTTAGGGTTCCATAAAGCTGTGGAAGCAGCAGGAATGACTGCTTTGGAAACACAAGTAGGAGACCGTTACGTCATGGAAGAAATGCGTAAAAACGGATATAACTTTGGTGGCGAACAATCGGGTCACATGATCTTTTTAGATTACAATACGACCGGTGACGGAATGTTATCAGGAATTCAATTATTAAATGTAATGAAACAAACAGGTAAAAAATTATCAGAATTAGCAGAAGAAGTTCAAACGTATCCACAACGGTTGGTAAATATCCGTGTCAGCGACAAAAATGGCGCAATGGATATTCCAGCTATCAAGGCGATTATCGATGAAGTAGAAAAAGAAATGAACGGTGATGGCCGGATTTTAGTTCGTGCAAGTGGAACAGAGCCGTTATTACGTGTTATGGCTGAAGCTCCGACGCAAGAAAAAGTTGATTCTTATGTTGAGCGCATTGCCGATGTGGTTAGAGCTGAAATTGGATTAGATTAACATTTTCATACAAAGACAAAAAGCAGATCCTTAAAAGGGTCTGTTTTTTGTTTAAGTACCAGCTAGCTTAATAAAGTTAGTTAAAAAGATATAAGAAAGAATTGAAAGGTTCAGGGGGATAAAAGAAAGTATGCTATACTAAATTGAAATTCGAACCTGTAATGGATGTTACAACTAGAAAAAACGGCTGATAACCAGCGTGGGAAAGGATGAGGGACGCAAAATGGATTACAAAACACTAATGGATATCGCCATATTGGCAGGGAAGATTATGTTGGAAAGCAATGCTGAAACATATCGTGTAGAAGACACAATGAACCATATCCTAAAAACGTCAAAGTTTGAAACGACTGAAGCCTTGGCAATTGCAACTGGATTAGTTGCCACATTAGATGATCCTAGTATTGATGATCCAATCACAATTGTTAAACGGATCAATTCGCGGGATACGAATTTAAATAAAATTGCGGTTGTAAATACTATTTCACGGCAATTGACCAGTGAAGAAATAACCATTCCAGAAGCGTATGCGGCGCTGCAGGATATTGGAAAAGTACAATATAAGCGGCTTTATAAAGATCTTGCGACATCAGCTTTAGCTGCTTCTTTTGCTTTATTGTTAGGCGGTGGTATTTTAGAAATTCTGGCTGCTGGAGTCAATGGCGGTTTGTTGGCATTGGTATTGAAAGGCGAAAAAAAGTTAGACATGGGGTCCTTTGTACGAAACGTCTTATCTTCTGCCGTTATTTCGGTAGGTGCCGGGTTGATGCATGCGTTTCTTTTTCCCACGCTTAATATGCACTTAGTCATAACGGGAACCATTATGCCGCTAGTACCAGGAACAGCCATTACAAATGCGATTCGAGATACTTTACAAGGCGATTACATGTCCGGCGGAGCTAAAGCCTTAGAGGCCTTTGTGGTCGCTCTATCGATTGCTTTAGGAGTTGCGATTGGATTGGTTCTTATTGGAGGTGTCGTATTTTGATTAGTCAAATCATAGGGGCATTTCTAGCAGTCGCAGCGGCGTCCATTATTTTAGAATCCCCCAAAAAGCATATTTTTGCGACAGCTTTTGTGGGAGCTTTAGGTTGGGGAGTTTATTTACTTTGTCTTGAAACCTTAGGAGCTGTTTCGGCTACATATATTTCAGGGTTAGTGATTTCTACTCAATCGCACATTTTCTCGCGGATATTTAAAGTTCCTGTAACGATTTTCTTTTTACCCGGTTTTTTTCCATTGTTTCCAGGATCGGGTATGTATTTAGCGGTTTACGAATTTATCAAAGGTCATACGGCATTAGCACAAGGCCATTTGCAAAGCACTATCCAAATAGCTGGGATGATTGCTTTAGCAATTTTTACCATCGATACGGTATTTAAAGTGATGAAAAGAGCTCAACATATAAAAGCAGAACGAACCTCTTAGATAAGTGCATAGAGTGAGGATTTGCAGCATAAGGAGTAGAGGAGCCAAAGCTCTTTTACGACTGTACTTTCATTTATAAAACCTAAAAACCCTTCAAATCTTTTGATTTGAAGGGTTTTTATTGTGGAAAGGATTGTTTCAGTTGTTTATTCAGAAGTTAGCTTATTTTTAGGAGTTATGTTTTGGTCTTTAGACAAAATATAAGCTGTAAGCCAGGCAGTGATGGGGATAATCAGAATTGCACCTGTGCCAATGCAAAATATAGAGATGATTTCTGAACTAAATACTTTGGAATTAACAACTTCACCAAGAGAGTAAGACAAATCTTTAAACCATAAGATTAAAGCCAGATACCCACCAATAAAGGCAAAGTACAACGTATTTGTCGTTGTTCCTAGAATATCTCTGCCGACGTTCATACCTGATTTGAATAAACCGAATCGATCGATCAGTGGGTTATGGATAGATATTTCATTCATCGCCGAAGAAATAGAAATAGCCGTATCTGTAATAGCACCGATCGTTCCCATGATTATCGTGC is a genomic window of Carnobacterium sp. CP1 containing:
- the glmM gene encoding phosphoglucosamine mutase, which gives rise to MGKYFGTDGVRGVANSELTPELAFKLGRFGGYVLCQHSAGELHPRVLVGRDTRISGEMLESALIAGLLSVGIEVMKLGVISTPGVAYLTRIQGAAAGVMISASHNPAEDNGIKFFGSDGFKLSDETELEIEALLDQEEDTLPRPSAEGLGTVDDYPEGSLKYTQFLQQTIPDDLSGLQVCLDGANGSTSPLLNRLFADLETEFDVMGASPNGLNINDGVGSTHPEKLAEFVIEKGADAGLAFDGDADRVIAVDELGNIVDGDKIMYICGKYLMEKGRLKKDTIVSTVMSNLGFHKAVEAAGMTALETQVGDRYVMEEMRKNGYNFGGEQSGHMIFLDYNTTGDGMLSGIQLLNVMKQTGKKLSELAEEVQTYPQRLVNIRVSDKNGAMDIPAIKAIIDEVEKEMNGDGRILVRASGTEPLLRVMAEAPTQEKVDSYVERIADVVRAEIGLD
- a CDS encoding YibE/F family protein; translation: MSVLVCLAVILFILMKFVGGEKGTRSFIALFLNFGVTFATMLLMGSKNNPIIITLIACTVISCINLFYINNVSIKSIAAFISTMITLVLLVSVIFILVEMSMIQGFGIEEIEELNSFTLYIGIDFAKVAVCTIIMGTIGAITDTAISISSAMNEISIHNPLIDRFGLFKSGMNVGRDILGTTTNTLYFAFIGGYLALILWFKDLSYSLGEVVNSKVFSSEIISIFCIGTGAILIIPITAWLTAYILSKDQNITPKNKLTSE
- a CDS encoding threonine/serine exporter family protein; translation: MDYKTLMDIAILAGKIMLESNAETYRVEDTMNHILKTSKFETTEALAIATGLVATLDDPSIDDPITIVKRINSRDTNLNKIAVVNTISRQLTSEEITIPEAYAALQDIGKVQYKRLYKDLATSALAASFALLLGGGILEILAAGVNGGLLALVLKGEKKLDMGSFVRNVLSSAVISVGAGLMHAFLFPTLNMHLVITGTIMPLVPGTAITNAIRDTLQGDYMSGGAKALEAFVVALSIALGVAIGLVLIGGVVF
- a CDS encoding threonine/serine exporter family protein, whose protein sequence is MISQIIGAFLAVAAASIILESPKKHIFATAFVGALGWGVYLLCLETLGAVSATYISGLVISTQSHIFSRIFKVPVTIFFLPGFFPLFPGSGMYLAVYEFIKGHTALAQGHLQSTIQIAGMIALAIFTIDTVFKVMKRAQHIKAERTS